A DNA window from Dunckerocampus dactyliophorus isolate RoL2022-P2 chromosome 17, RoL_Ddac_1.1, whole genome shotgun sequence contains the following coding sequences:
- the rpl7a gene encoding 60S ribosomal protein L7a, with amino-acid sequence MPKGKKAKGKKVAPAPSVAKKHEAKKEVNLLSEKRPKNFGIGQDIQPKRDLTRFVKWPRYVRLQRQRAILYKRLKVPPAINQFTQALDRQTATQLFKLAHKYRPETKQEKKQRLLARAEQKAAGKGDTPTKRPPVLRAGVNTVTSLVESKKAQLVVIAHDVDPIELVVFLPALCRKMGVPYCIVKSKARLGKLVHRKTCTSVAFTQTNPEDKGALAKLVEAIKTNYNDRYEEIRRHWGGNIMGPKSTARITKLEKAKAKELATKLG; translated from the exons ATG CCCAAGGGAAAAAAGGCTAAGGGGAAGAAGGTGGCACCCGCCCCTTCCGTGGCCAAGAAGCATGAGGCCAAGAAAGAAGTCAACCTCCTTTCTGAGAAGAGGCCAAAGAACTTCGGCATTG GCCAGGATATTCAGCCCAAGCGTGATTTGACACGCTTTGTCAAATGGCCTCGCTACGTACGCCTGCAGAGGCAGCGCGCCATCTTGTACAAGCGTCTAAAGGTCCCCCCTGCCATCAACCAGTTCACTCAGGCTCTGGACCGCCAGACGG CCACGCAGCTGTTTAAGCTGGCCCACAAGTACAGACCAGAGACCAAGCAGGAGAAGAAACAGAGGCTGCTGGCTCGTGCTGAGCAGAAGGCAGCCGGAAAGGGTGATACCCCTACCAAGAGGCCCCCTGTCCTCCGTGCAG gtGTCAACACGGTCACCTCCCTGGTGGAGAGCAAGAAGGCCCAACTGGTGGTCATTGCCCACGACGTGGACCCCATTGAG TTGGTGGTCTTCTTGCCCGCTCTGTGCCGCAAGATGGGCGTTCCTTACTGCATCGTGAAGAGCAAAGCTCGCCTGGGCAAGCTGGTGCACAGGAAGACGTGCACCTCAGTGGCATTCACACAGACCAACCC TGAGGACAAAGGTGCACTTGCCAAGCTCGTCGAAGCCATCAAGACAAACTACAACGACCGATACGAGGAG atCCGTCGTCACTGGGGAGGTAACATCATGGGTCCCAAATCCACCGCTCGCATCACCAAGCTGGAGAAGGCAAAGGCCAAGGAGCTGGCAACCAAGCTGGGTTAA
- the LOC129170518 gene encoding surfeit locus protein 1 isoform X2, with protein sequence MYSLKTLLVVYNRTLATLSTQQRSSVFKRADARSIGWRHCSSAAAKTASGEDSFLKWFLLLIPATTFGLGTWQVKRRQWKLRLIDDLTKLTSAEPIPLPVDPHELQQLEYRRVRVRGRYDHAKELYILPRSPVDPEKEAREAGRLSSSGETGANVVTPFHCTELGISILVNRGYVPKQKVRPETRMKGQVEGEVELVGVVRLTEQRRPFMPNNDVDRNRWHYRDLDAMSAMTGAEAIFIDADFASTIPGGPIGGQTRVTLRNEHMQYVITWYGLCAATSYMWYTKFIKKIKV encoded by the exons ATGTATTCACTAAAAACGCTGCTGGTTGTTTACAACAGAACACTTGCGACTTTAAGCACGcag CAAAGGTCGTCTGTCTTCAAGCGAGCTGATG CCAGGTCCATTGGATGGCGACATTGCAGCTCCGCAGCTGCCAAAACTGCGTCTGGAGAAGACTCCTTCCTTAAATGGTTCCTGCTGCTCATCCCGGCCACCACGTTTGGTCTGGGTACCTGGCAG GTGAAGCGTCGTCAGTGGAAACTGCGGCTGATTGACGATCTGACAAAGCTCACCTCAGCGGAGCCCATTCCGCTTCCCGTCGA CCCCCATGAGCTGCAGCAGCTGGAGTACAGGCGGGTGAGAGTGCGTGGTCGCTATGACCACGCCAAGGAGCTCTACATCCTGCCGCGCTCGCCTGTCGATCCCGAAAAGGAGGCCAGGGAGGCGGGTAGGCTGTCGTCCAGCGGGGAGACGGGCGCCAATGTCGTCACGCCGTTCCACTGCACGGAGCTCGG CATCAGCATCCTGGTGAACAGAGGCTACGTTCCCAAGCAGAAGGTCAGACCAGAGACCAGGATGAAGGGTCAG gtggagGGCGAGGTGGAGCTGGTCGGCGTGGTCCGACTGACAGAGCAGCGTAGACCTTTTATGCCCAACAACGACGTGGACAGAAACCGTTGGCACTACCGCGACCTGGACGCCATGTCGGCCATGACCGGAGCGGAAGCCATCTTCATTGATGCAGACTTCG CGAGCACCATTCCTGGCGGACCGATAGGCGGGCAGACGAGGGTGACGCTGAGGAATGAACACATGCAGTATGTTATCACATG GTACGGACTGTGTGCGGCCACATCTTATATGTGGTACACAAAGTTCATCAAGAAAATCAAAGTATGA
- the LOC129170518 gene encoding surfeit locus protein 1 isoform X3: protein MYSLKTLLVVYNRTLATLSTQVKRRQWKLRLIDDLTKLTSAEPIPLPVDPHELQQLEYRRVRVRGRYDHAKELYILPRSPVDPEKEAREAGRLSSSGETGANVVTPFHCTELGISILVNRGYVPKQKVRPETRMKGQVEGEVELVGVVRLTEQRRPFMPNNDVDRNRWHYRDLDAMSAMTGAEAIFIDADFASTIPGGPIGGQTRVTLRNEHMQYVITWYGLCAATSYMWYTKFIKKIKV, encoded by the exons ATGTATTCACTAAAAACGCTGCTGGTTGTTTACAACAGAACACTTGCGACTTTAAGCACGcag GTGAAGCGTCGTCAGTGGAAACTGCGGCTGATTGACGATCTGACAAAGCTCACCTCAGCGGAGCCCATTCCGCTTCCCGTCGA CCCCCATGAGCTGCAGCAGCTGGAGTACAGGCGGGTGAGAGTGCGTGGTCGCTATGACCACGCCAAGGAGCTCTACATCCTGCCGCGCTCGCCTGTCGATCCCGAAAAGGAGGCCAGGGAGGCGGGTAGGCTGTCGTCCAGCGGGGAGACGGGCGCCAATGTCGTCACGCCGTTCCACTGCACGGAGCTCGG CATCAGCATCCTGGTGAACAGAGGCTACGTTCCCAAGCAGAAGGTCAGACCAGAGACCAGGATGAAGGGTCAG gtggagGGCGAGGTGGAGCTGGTCGGCGTGGTCCGACTGACAGAGCAGCGTAGACCTTTTATGCCCAACAACGACGTGGACAGAAACCGTTGGCACTACCGCGACCTGGACGCCATGTCGGCCATGACCGGAGCGGAAGCCATCTTCATTGATGCAGACTTCG CGAGCACCATTCCTGGCGGACCGATAGGCGGGCAGACGAGGGTGACGCTGAGGAATGAACACATGCAGTATGTTATCACATG GTACGGACTGTGTGCGGCCACATCTTATATGTGGTACACAAAGTTCATCAAGAAAATCAAAGTATGA
- the LOC129170518 gene encoding surfeit locus protein 1 isoform X1 — translation MYSLKTLLVVYNRTLATLSTQRNVVCIKRTFSQQRSSVFKRADARSIGWRHCSSAAAKTASGEDSFLKWFLLLIPATTFGLGTWQVKRRQWKLRLIDDLTKLTSAEPIPLPVDPHELQQLEYRRVRVRGRYDHAKELYILPRSPVDPEKEAREAGRLSSSGETGANVVTPFHCTELGISILVNRGYVPKQKVRPETRMKGQVEGEVELVGVVRLTEQRRPFMPNNDVDRNRWHYRDLDAMSAMTGAEAIFIDADFASTIPGGPIGGQTRVTLRNEHMQYVITWYGLCAATSYMWYTKFIKKIKV, via the exons ATGTATTCACTAAAAACGCTGCTGGTTGTTTACAACAGAACACTTGCGACTTTAAGCACGcag AGAAATGTCGTTTGCATCAAGAGGACTTTTTCCCAGCAAAGGTCGTCTGTCTTCAAGCGAGCTGATG CCAGGTCCATTGGATGGCGACATTGCAGCTCCGCAGCTGCCAAAACTGCGTCTGGAGAAGACTCCTTCCTTAAATGGTTCCTGCTGCTCATCCCGGCCACCACGTTTGGTCTGGGTACCTGGCAG GTGAAGCGTCGTCAGTGGAAACTGCGGCTGATTGACGATCTGACAAAGCTCACCTCAGCGGAGCCCATTCCGCTTCCCGTCGA CCCCCATGAGCTGCAGCAGCTGGAGTACAGGCGGGTGAGAGTGCGTGGTCGCTATGACCACGCCAAGGAGCTCTACATCCTGCCGCGCTCGCCTGTCGATCCCGAAAAGGAGGCCAGGGAGGCGGGTAGGCTGTCGTCCAGCGGGGAGACGGGCGCCAATGTCGTCACGCCGTTCCACTGCACGGAGCTCGG CATCAGCATCCTGGTGAACAGAGGCTACGTTCCCAAGCAGAAGGTCAGACCAGAGACCAGGATGAAGGGTCAG gtggagGGCGAGGTGGAGCTGGTCGGCGTGGTCCGACTGACAGAGCAGCGTAGACCTTTTATGCCCAACAACGACGTGGACAGAAACCGTTGGCACTACCGCGACCTGGACGCCATGTCGGCCATGACCGGAGCGGAAGCCATCTTCATTGATGCAGACTTCG CGAGCACCATTCCTGGCGGACCGATAGGCGGGCAGACGAGGGTGACGCTGAGGAATGAACACATGCAGTATGTTATCACATG GTACGGACTGTGTGCGGCCACATCTTATATGTGGTACACAAAGTTCATCAAGAAAATCAAAGTATGA
- the surf6 gene encoding surfeit locus protein 6 yields MDLASKDSYIQKLTSKFLNQREQKPKKRTFAHFNGKKDAGPAQKKKKTPKLQDERSDDNSNNKKKTKKKHQLTPAPQKKSRPATHNGGPKINGSTQQTSEKGGNVKATFSAVDVLRRRLHEKIEEARGQGAPKDALSEEVQAKRAKRKLERERKKRKKQEFRMKKLAEAKAQNQQPEVKQEEEQAPAVGKRQETAMVFNTVQTVEDEYVDKVLKKKTKKQHVKGQITPLSGKNYKQLLSRVEERKEKLEKLRERDEGKARDMEMKMKWTNVLYKAEGVKIKDDEGMLRTALARKEKRRARCKKQWEQRSESVVEKMQKRQDKRRRNLQRRKNLMVEKKKAKARKKGRVLAEDLEKAAV; encoded by the exons ATGGATCTGGCTTCGAAGGACTCATACATCCAGAAGCTGACGAGCAAATTTTTAAATCAACGAGAGCAGAAACCAAAGAAGAGGACATTTG CTCATTTTAACGGCAAGAAAGATGCTGGACctgcacagaagaagaaaaagacccCAAAATTACAGGATGAGAGAAGTGatgataatagtaataacaagaagaagacgaagaagaagcATCAGCTTACCCCCGCACCACAAAAGAAGTCCCGTCCAGCAACACACAACGGCGGGCCCAAAATAAATGGAAGTACACAACAGACATCAGAAAAAG GAGGAAATGTGAAGGCCACCTTCTCCGCAGTTGATGTTCTCCGTAGGAGGCTGCATGAAAAGATTGAAGAGGCCAGAGGACAG GGAGCCCCAAAGGACGCCCTGTCAGAGGAAGTCCAAGCCAAGCGAGCCAAGCGAAAACTGGAGCGTGAGcgcaagaagaggaagaagcagGAGTTCCGCATGAAGAAACTGGCTGAGGCCAAAGCTCAAAACCAGCAGCCGGAGGTCAAACAAGAAGAGGAGCAAGCGCCGGCCGTGGGCAAAAGGCAGGAGACGGCCATGGTCTTCAACACGGTGCAGACGGTGGAAGACGAGTACGTGGACAAAGTGTTGAAAAAGAAGACCAAGAAGCAGCACGTCAAGGGCCAGATCACGCCGCTGTCAGGCAAGAACTACAAGCAGCTGCTGAGCCGTGTGGAGGAGCGCAAAGAAAAGCTGGAGAAGCTCAGGGAGCGAGACGAGGGCAAGGCCCgcgacatggagatgaagatgaagTGGACCAACGTGCTCTACAAAGCCGAGGGCGTCAAAATCAAGGACGACGAGGGCATGCTGCGTACCGCCTTGGCCAGGAAGGAGAAGCGGCGCGCTCGGTGCAAGAAGCAGTGGGAACAGAGGAGCGAGAGCGTCGTGGAGAAGATGCAGAAGAGGCAGGACAAGCGGCGTAGGAACCTCCAGAGGCGGAAGAACTTGATGGTGGAGAAGAAGAAGGCCAAGGCCAGGAAGAAGGGCAGGGTGCTGGCTGAGGACTTGGAAAAGGCTGCAGTGTAG
- the LOC129170347 gene encoding kynurenine--oxoglutarate transaminase 1-like yields the protein MGLVVTARRGVALLNHPKTIMSRRLRASRTEGVDKNVWVEFTQLVAENKVVNLGQGFPDFAPPQFIQDAFCKALSGGPAMHQYTRAFGHPPLVRSLAKFFSGIFAHEINPMEDILVTVGAYQALFCAFQALIDKGDEVIIVEPFFDCYQPMVKMAGGTAVYVPLRPRAEGSGAVLSSGDWVLSADELAGKFTPRTKAMVINTPNNPLGKVYKREELQMIADMCVKHDVLCFSDEVYEWLTYDSAKHIKIASLPGMWERTITIGSAGKTFSATGWKVGWAIGAGPVIKHMKTIHQNSVYHCATAAQEAVAHGFEREFEMFGSPESYFQQLPAMLQHKREKLAKCLESVGLKPIMPEGGYFMITDISSVKADLNDQSTKDESYDFRFVKWLIKEKGLATIPVSAFYSPEHSKEFDKYIRFCFIKEDATLEAAEDILRRWSRGNSEFNPEQFKGRVPSVINMSASVAAAKRPKTMYTQPGERLDWKTKKAQIKEAKKQRKDAKLIKQLENKKKQEAAEGEKVEQTQVNKGRPYTVTVALPGSVLDNAQSAELRTYLAGQIARACVVFCVDEIVVFDEQGEDAKSVEGEFTGVGRKGRACVQLARILQYLECPQYLRKMFFPKHQDLQYAGLLNPLDSPHHMRIDEESVYREGIVLDRPSRPGKGSFVNCGMRKEVEIDKHLQAGLRVTVHLSSTQKQESKNYKGVVVAPHVPRTVGGLYWGYTVRLASCLSAVFTESPYKEGYDLTIGTSERGSHTDETTLSPFKHLLVVFGGLQGLEASLDADQNLDLTCPSVLFDHYLNTCPAQGSRTIRTEEAILISMATLRVKIAAAFSNS from the exons ATGGGATTAGTTGTGACGGCAAGACGCGGGGTTGCACTTTTAAACCACCCAAAG ACAATCATGTCACGAAGACTTCGTGCCAGCAGGACTGAAGGAGTCGATAAAAACGTTTG GGTTGAATTCACCCAGCTTGTAGCCGAAAACAAAGTGGTCAACCTCGGGCAAGGCTTCCCGGACTTTGCGCCCCCCCAATTTATCCAAGATGCCTTCTGTAAAGCTTTGAGTGGAGGTCCGGCCATGCATCAGTACACACGCGCCTTT GGTCACCCTCCACTTGTTAGGAGCCTGGCCAAATTCTTCAGTGGCATTTTTGCCCACGAGATCAACCCCATGGAGGACATCCTGGTCACCGTTGGCGCTTACCAGGCTCTCTTCTGCGCTTTCCAGGCGCTAATTGACAAAGGAGATGAG GTGATCATCGTGGAGCCTTTCTTTGACTGCTACCAGCCCATGGTGAAGATGGCGGGAGGGACGGCTGTTTATGTTCCTCTGAGGCCA AGAGCGGAAGGTAGCGGCGCCGTCCTGTCAAGCGGAGACTGGGTTCTGTCGGCCGATGAGCTGGCCGGTAAATTCACCCCGCGCACAAAAGCCATGGTCATCAACACGCCCAACAACCCGTTGGGGAAG GTGTACAAGAGGGAGGAGCTCCAAATGATTGCCGACATGTGCGTCAAACACGACGTGCTGTGCTTCAGTGACGAGGTGTACGAGTGGCTCACCTACGACTCTGCCAAACACATCAAAATAG CCAGCCTGCCCGGCATGTGGGAGCGCACCATCACGATCGGAAGTGCAGGGAAGACCTTCAGCGCCACGGGATGGAAG GTGGGCTGGGCTATTGGCGCTGGACCCGTCATCAAACACATGAAGACCATCCATCAGAACTCTGTGTACCACTGTGCCACAGCCGCTCAG GAGGCGGTCGCTCACGGCTTTGAGCGAGAGTTTGAGATGTTTGGCTCTCCGGAGAGCTACTTCCAGCAGCTGCCGGCCATGCTGCAGCACAAGAGGGAGAAGCTGGCCAAGTGCCTGGAGAGCGTGGGTTTGAAGCCCATCATGCCCGAGGGAGGCTACTTCATGATAACGGACATCTCTTCCGTCA aGGCGGACCTCAATGACCAGAGCACCAAGGATGAATCCTATGACTTCAGATTTGTCAAGTGGCTAATTAAAGAGAAG GGTTTAGCAACAATACCTGTGTCGGCCTTCTACAGTCCGGAGCACAGCAAAGAGTTTGACAAGTACATCCGCTTCTGCTTCATCAAG GAGGACGCCACCCTGGAGGCAGCTGAGGACATCCTGAGAAGGTGGAGTCGTGGA aattcgGAATTCAACCCGGAACAATTTAAAGGGCGCGTCCCTTCTGTGATAAACATGTCTGCTTCAGTCGCCGCCGCCAAGAGACCCAAAACCATGTATACTCAG CCCGGAGAGAGGTTGGACTGGAAGACAAAGAAAGCGCAAA TAAAGGAAGCCAAGAAGCAAAGGAAAGACGCCAAGCTCATCAAGCAGttggaaaataagaaaaaacaagaGGCTGCAGAGGGAGAGAAAGTTGAACAGACGCAGGTCAATAAAG GTCGTCCTTATACCGTGACCGTGGCTCTGCCCGGTTCTGTCTTGGACAACGCTCAGTCGGCCGAGCTTCGGACCTACCTGGCGGGACAGATCGCCCGAGCCTGCGTTgttttctgtgtggatgagatCGTCGTGTTCGACGAGCAAGGAGAAGATGCCAA GAGTGTGGAAGGGGAGTTTACCGGTGTGGGCCGTAAAGGACGTGCTTGTGTTCAGCTTGCCAGAATACTGCAATACCTTGAGTGTCCGCA GTACCTGCGCAAGATGTTCTTCCCAAAGCATCAAGACTTGCAGTATGCAG GACTGCTGAACCCGTTGGACAGTCCTCACCACATGAGGATCGACGAGGAATCGGTATATCGAGAAGGCATCGTCCTCGACAGGCCATCCAGACCAGGAAAAGGCTCTTTTGTCAACTGTGGGATGAGGAAG GAGGTGGAGATTGATAAACATCTGCAGGCGGGCCTGCGAGTCACCGTGCATCTCAGCAGCACTCAGAAGCAAG AGAGCAAAAACTACAAAGGGGTGGTGGTGGCTCCGCACGTGCCCAGGACAGTTGGAGGTCTCTACTGGGGTTACACGGTCCGCCTGGCGTCCTGCCTCA GTGCAGTGTTCACAGAAAGTCCTTACAAGGAAGGCTACGATCTCACCATCGGGACGTCTGAAAGAGGCAGCCACACGGACGAAACCACGCTGTCGCCGTTCAA GCATCTCTTGGTGGTTTTTGGAGGTCTGCAAGGACTGGAGGCCAGTTTGGATGCTGACCAAAACCTGGACCTGACGTGTCCCAGCGTCCTTTTTGACCACTACCTCAACACGTGTCCCGCTCAGGGAAGCCGCACCATTCGCACAGAA GAAGCCATTTTAATCTCCATGGCAACGCTGAGAGTGAAGATTGCGGCGGCCTTTTCTAATAGCTAA